Sequence from the Solea senegalensis isolate Sse05_10M linkage group LG1, IFAPA_SoseM_1, whole genome shotgun sequence genome:
GTAATGTTCCACAACCACCTTTGGTTAAATTCCTCACGGGACTCTTGCCTTTGATGACTATGATGCCAGTGAccccagacagacacacagacgttatttaaatgtaactgtCGCCATTGTTGGACTAATAAAGTATTATTTGAAGTGCAATTTAGTGTGTTCCTACATTTATCTTCTCTATTCCCTTTTTCCCCAGCTCTTTTATATGTATCTCTTCAATTTCTAATCTGAATTCACATCAATAATGCAACAATTGAAGTCTTTATCTTCCAGCTCTTAGtttactgtgctgtgttttcacagagGAACACAGCAGTGTTCTACTCTTGCACCCTCACAAGACAGGAATTTAAACGTCTTTTACATTTTAGGCCATGTTGactaaaacaactactaaaagacTATGTGGACGTTTTCGATTGGTGACCGAGGTTTTAATCGCTGACGCCAGCTAATCTAAAACTCGCCCTCCGGTCTCTAGGTGGTGCTACATGTCACCGCTGAGGCCGGTGTTCCGTCCTCCTTTTTCAAGATGTCGGTGTACGGGCCAGTGGTGAAAATTCACCCCGTCGTTCTCGCTTCCATCTGCGACTCTTACGAGCGGAGAAACGAGGGAGCGATTCGCGTGATTGGAACACTTTTGGGTAAGCAGAGTCTTGGCGTGTCTGTCCCCCGGTAGATTCACCGCCGTCGGTCAGAAGAGGTGATGGGCAGCGAGCTAAAGTTAGCTTGCCTGCTAACGCACGCTGGCTTTAGCCTTTAGCCGACGTTAGCCAGCATCGTCACTCGAAACAGCTGTCCCCGCGTTCATAATACATGTCATAATACATGACAGACCTGGCGGTCTAATCCAAACTAcgttatataatattatttaataagTCATATACGGCAAAGACATGTGGCAACCACCACAGCTAAACGCTGTTGTTAGCTTAAATGCTAGCTGTCGCTTTATGTATCCAAGGGTGTCAATGGACGTGCCCCCACTTCAATAAAGTTGAATAACATAGTGAACACAAAGTAATAATAAGCAATATAGTGAAGTTAGTTGAAGGCACAATGTCAGCTATTTATTAAAGAGTTGTCGGATTCCCGTAGGATTTCTTGTACGACTTCCTATATATTATCTGTTGGATTTGTTTGTAAATTTTCTAATTAACTATATGTGATGCATTCAATGTTGTAGATAAATTATAATGTACTTTTACTATTAATGAATATGTATTACAGTTTTGTCCAACATCTGGTTTATGTCCCAATTTTCATTTATggtatatgtgttttttttcctcccaggaACTGTTGACAAGCATTCTATTGAAGTGACCAACTGCTTCTCTGTCCCCCACAATGAGTCTGAAGATGAGGTGTGTGGTTAACagcatgttgtttttcaataaCAGTTACAATTTCTTACCCCATAGAAGATAAATGCATAGATAAACCTATGCTTTGGAAAGTTAATTCTGAATtaagaggaaacagaaacatctAAAATTCCATCTGCTACTTGGCAGGTAGGTTTATTCAATCACCCTGGAGAATGAGATAGTTCttctgttggtgtgtttttccttgtatttACTTAGCTATTATAGTTGTATATTACTGGAATAAATGCATAGATAAGAAGTGATGCAATGAATATGGACAAATTTACCTCAGAGTTGTAGACAGCAGCCAACTCACTGGTTTAGTTGcaaccttttattattttgttctgGGGAAACTAATCcaacatgtgaataaataagTGTCTTCGTTTTgttgttcacattttaatgtaatacTGTgtcttattgtttatttgtaaacacagcatAGCATTTCACATTCATGtctaaaataaacatgtatctGATTTGACCACAGGTGGCTGTGGACATGGAGTTCGCCAAGAACATGTATGATCTCCACAAGCGGGTTTCCCCCACTGAGGTCATCATCGGCTGGTGCGTCAGTGGAACAGACTTTCACAGACATATTTGAGAGAAAAACTCCTGGTCTCATCTGCGTTATTTTGTCCTTGCAGGTATGCCACGGGCTATGACATCACAGAACACTCTGTGCTCATTCACGAGTACTACAGCCGCGAGGCCACCAACCCCATTCACCTGACCGCAGATACAGCACTGCAGAGTGGCAAGATGAACATCCGCGCTTATGTCAGGTTGGCTCATCTTCCCGTCAATGACTCCGTTTGTGTGATCAGTGACacatggagagggagagtgtgtgtctgaatgtgcttgtgtgtttctctcacacAGTGCACAGATGGGTGTGCCAGGAAAGACCGTTGGTGTGATGTTCACCCCGCTCACTGTCAAGTATATCTACTATGACACAGAGAGGATAGGCGGTAAGAATGCAAACCAGAAATAACACTCAGTCTGGAAACAAATCCATTCTTACTGTAATCTTGAATTAGTGCCATGTCTCGGTTAGGTTTACGTAAGATTTTAACATGCGTGTGAAGAGAAAAGTAAGTTATTGCTTGTTTTCGTTGGGAGTTGTAACCGTCCATTTCTGTGTTGCAGTGGACCTTCTACAGAGGACACGTTTAATCCCAGGTCGCAACAAGGGACTGGCCTCAGATCTGTCCCAGGTGGCTGGAGCTGCATCCAGGATACAGGACATGTTAACCACTGTGCTTGCATATGTTGACGATGTACTGGTGAGCACTGAAGCTATTTTATGGTTGAGTGACTCAAGGAAGTCCTTACTCTTTATTCAAATTTGAATGCTTTGCATGTTTTGACAGAATTTTTCAAATTTAGTAAGAGTAAAATCATTTGTGTGCATTTCCATCCATCGCTGTTCAGCAAACGCTGGGAGTTAATTCACTAGGAAAGGCAGTAGACGGTGATAAGAAGGCACAACTTGAATTATGTAAATCAAAAATGGATGCGATGGAAACGTTTttcattgctgcctccatctgttaTTGTAAACCTGAATCATTTGGTCTGAATTTGTCCTCAGATCTGGTCATAAAAACCAGATTTGGAGGTGGTTTTTGAGGACACGTGTCTAATTCCGCGAGCCGTGAGAACGCAATCTGTCTTCACAACAGATCAGAAACTGTTTCCTCAGCTgcctgtacatttatttatctgtaacCAGAAACACGGTGTTGACACTGATAGCCAcataatttaatatttcatgttacagcagtgtgaGTAGAGCTTTTATTCACTCAgttcctttttctctctctggcaCAGACACAGCTGTACAGTCAAACTCATTAGGAATATTAATTTTTAAGGATGTATTTTCACTGAGGATGGATATTAATTCCAGATCAAAAagagtttcagtgtttttgtatgGACACAttgaaaatgcacacaaaaacaggctTATAGAAACACACAGATGTCCTGTCCTTTTATATACACCAAGTTGCTTGTGGTTCTAAGTTTTCTTGTCTTGCCGTACTTGTGTTTaacaaacagtattttaaatgcCATTGAATCTGTCTCAGTCTGGTAAGGCGACAGCAGACAACAGCGTCGGCCGTTTCCTGATGGACCTGGTCAACAAGGTGCCCACCATCTCAGCTGAGGACTTTGAGAACATGCTCAACTCCAACATCAACGTAAGCTCTTCAGATgctaccgctgctgctgctttggaTTTATTAGtacatctccttttttttttttccttacccCCTCTCGTTAAAACCAATCTTGTTCTGAGCACATTGGCACTTACTGATATGAGGAAGCATTTAATCAGGAGGCAGTTTTATGTGAGTGCTCtcctggctctttttttttttccattttgttgctCACGCTACTTTACCCAGCGCTTGTTCTAGTATCACAGCAGCCGAGAATATCATTGTAATAACAAAGCAGGTGTTTACATCTTTAAAAGTCTTACATTTTGAAgctgtaaaaatgacaatatttacaATACCCCCCCCCCACAGTTGTCATGTCTAACAGAATGACTACATCTCATTGAAACCCTTTTAAATATTCAGTTGATCagttatacatacatttttaatatcaaatttaaccacaaaaacacactgacttCAGTAGCAGCTTTATAATAATCTATTTCCAATTCCATCAAAAAGACTGTCAAGTTTGGTCTTATTTGAGTTCTTTACGCCTGCATAACTCAATGCTGTTTTGTCATTGCAGGACCTGTTGATGGTGACCTACCTATCAAACCTGACCCAAGCACAGATCGCCCTTAATGAGAAGCTGGTGCAGCTCTGATTCTTTGAAgtgattcatatttaatttttgtacactttcttttttttttttctttttggctgaGATGAAGAAGAATAAAGATGTTAAACAGTCCAGAGTGTGCACTCCTGCTTGCTTCCAGACATCGTCCTTGTTAATACCATTAGGGTTATTAATGCGGTCTCCGCACACATGGCTAATGAAGTCCAGGAAGGATTATATCACTCGTGTAATCTGGTTTTGTTGGATGAATGTTCTGTGGTTACATGTCAGACGGCTCATGTTTACCACTGTTAACTCTTTCTGATGTTCCATCGATGTATGTTaagtccatggttctcaaactgtggagctttctctggtggtacttggaggaaaattagaaatactgttctactgtatataacagGATATGTGATCGGAGTGTGCAAGGAGGATGAGAGCACATTATTGTATGGGGAATAAATCTATATAAATATGCCTCGTGAATAGTCTAGCTGACATTTGgagataatggtgttacttctaTTTTCACATGAGAACTGTATCTTATTCCGCCACCTAGTGTTGACACTAGGACACTGAACTTTGGCTGAGGTATAAGCAAGAAAAGATTGCAGTTTTGTCAAAACagtttaaaactttatttgtgtttgcttATTTGCAGGCAAAGTAGATTTacaatcacatttatttacaggGTTGATTAAACATTaggattaaatcaaattaagtCTTTGTTTTCCCATGTAGGACGGTTTAACTTTCATATATTAACATTCACATCATAAATAGACATTCAGATCAGAAGTAGAAGTGAATCACTCGGCTGCAAAAGCTCCTGAGACAAACCAGCCTGAGATGCATAAGATGCGTGTTAGTGCAAAAAGTAGGCATGAGGGGAAATAAAGTCAGAGTTAAAGCTGTGCTGGTTTGTTTCTTCCCGCTGTAGAATCTCTTCAGGGTTTCGTTTCAGACCCGGTGACCTTTTCACCTTTGCTCTGCGGGTTCAGCATCTTCTCCACGGCGGCGTAGCTGTGCACGGCGCGCTCGTACACGGAATCCCCGGCTGTCTTTACGATGGCGGCCGCCTTCTCCGGGTAGTAGAGGGAGGCGCTGACGCTCATCAGTCCCGCCGGGTAGATGAGTCTCTTCGCCCTGGAGCGTCTGGCGAGCAGCAGCCCCAAAACACCGGTGAAGCCGATGACTCCCGCCCGGGGATAGAAGTCCTTCGGCGGATTCTGTAAGTACGCATAGGTGTCGTATCCGCGCTGGAGGACGCTCTGAACTCTGGGTTCAATCGTGTTGTAGGTGTCCTGACACCAGGCGGTGTACGGCTCCACCAGCTTCCTCAGGGTGGCGACACTCTGCTCCAGCTCGCCCGCTTCTGGCTCCACAGAGGCGGGAGAGCTCTCTCGAGGAGCCGCGGCGTACAGAGACAAatcctccagctgcagcagcggGACCGAGGCCCCCCTCTCCCCGTCACCGGCGGCAGCGGCTGCAAACACGGTGAACGGCGACAGAAACGTGCGACCCGACATGACACTAGTACCTGCTGTCACCTTCAACATGGTGGGGGAAAGCCATGCGCGCACTACGGTGTCCGAGGAGAGACATTAATGCTTAATCcaatttgcacacacacacatacagtgtatataatGTTTGGATGTaggacttattattattattaataattaattcataTTAATGATTTGATATTACAGTTATTTAGCTATTATGttatttgataaataaatgataacgtcaatttatttatttttaatctattAAACATATactattgtcttttttttaaagggccagtgtgcaaaatttgacagaaactGAAGATATGATAaatatacttcttttttttagtgtaaactaggttctcctgtggttgacacggaaagttttcctaacgttagtttttggttgcacatttggtttcCAGAACATTAATTTTTTACAACCTTTAGAAAACATAATCTAATGTTTTCCCCTTAAGGTTGTTTTCTACCCAAAGGCTACGTATTTTCTTGATCAATTGAAAGAGAAGAATTAGATGcaattttactgtttttttctgttactgacataagaaaatacatttaaaaaatctattattaatgtttgtgggtttttttttatttgaatatgtcgttaattatatttgaatatgtcgTTAATTATATTTGAATACGTCTTATGTATGAGATACTTTTGCAAttctacttattattatttgctcaTTCATTTATAAGCGGCGGGCAAGTTTTGTATTCTCGTCAGTGACGTAACCGGTTACTATGACAGCCTAACGTCATGACGTCTCCgggggttgaaaaaaaaaagttgaagggagaggaagaggaaaaaaaagaagaaagaaagccGTCTCCAGGGAAACGGAAAGTGTCAACAGCAACGGTCCGAGCCTCTGGTATTTAACTGCCGTTTTTGACTTCACTTCTTtcgcgtgtgtgtttttatttttcagttttttgcaGAATGGAGAGTTTGGGAGTATCATCTGCTCAGAACCTTCAGGCTCTGTCTGCTCTGCTGTCAACTCAGCAggacgacgatgacgacgatgatgaaggagacagaagaagagtaagatgtttatttatttcatcatgtGTCCAGTCTGAGTGTTCAGTaaagtttgtgtatttatttttattagagAGTACACACCGCTCTGAGGCCACTCAGCTTCCCACAGTGTCACTTAactcaaaattaaatttttttagtGATACTAGAGaggttttaaatgtaattagaAAGTGTTAAGCCTGACTTTCAAAAGTTCTGATTGTAACAgaaaacttttcttttgtttcagtTATTGATGAAAATGTAAACTCCCCTAACTCACAAAGTTATCAATgcattattacttttattattattcctaaATCTGTATCACAATGGTGGGTTCTActaaaatgacttattttatacttattgttgttgatttgctttatttatcactttattgaaatatttttaacattctggcatcaatgtcattttaatttacagaaCATTTAGTCAAATAGATTagccttttatttaaaacataacagCAGTTTGAAGCATGTTCATGTTCTTTAGCTGTATATAATATGTcgactgtatttttttatgtgcaaaGTAACTgcagtggatgtttttttgtgtatacCTGCCTTATAGATACATTCCATTAATGCATATTTATACTGGCACACAGGAAAaagacaattattatttttttcaaagacatgaATTAATCTCAACAGAATGGGACGACCACTGCACAGCTGGGTCCTGGACACATCGGTTCCCCACCcaagaaagacaaagagggtaataattatttttaaattattttgcagagaaaaaaacaaacaaacatctttacGTTACTATAGATCACCGAGACAAGATACAGTGAGaatgctaatgtgtgtgtgtatgtatgtgtgtgtttgttcagtgacaACTGTCTATGTGAAGAAGAACAGCAAAGACATCTGGAGCGAGGACGAAGTGGCAGAAGCTTCTCACTATGACGATGAGAGCGACCCGCGGCCACAGCCTGAGTGAGACTAACACACatactttttcatgtttttaagtgagcgtgttcttgtgtgtgccttagagctgcaactaacggttattttcattttctattcatctgtcaattatttcatcttttgctccaggaaatgttgaaaaatgttgaccagtgtttagtccacaaaccaaaaggattcagtttgaatgatgtctttgttatatggagttagggttaagcatttaaggttagggaatgcatgatgtcaatgatgtgtcttcactaagatataaaacattcacattcacaggtGGAAGACAGCTAAACTtaactcaaactgattaattgatcatcaaaatagttgacgattaataaTCAAGTCATTTATTCAGGCCTACATAAGCGTGTATAACCTTTGTGTTCAGGTATGAAATCCTCCTGAAGCAGAGTGTGGGGACAGAGGACATGTTCCTGGGCTTGAGTGGAAAGGATCCGTCCTCCATGTGCTGTGATGCCATGCTGGTATCCATCCAACTATAATACCTCCtctgattcatttatttatttattcattcttgtttttgtattttatttttattttcttgcatGCCGATTTGACGACACTATCAGCCACACGAGTAATAAAAGTTACGACGTTATTTGGGAACAGTATAACAATGTTAAGAGACACTCGAGC
This genomic interval carries:
- the LOC122778545 gene encoding MICOS complex subunit MIC26-like codes for the protein MLKVTAGTSVMSGRTFLSPFTVFAAAAAGDGERGASVPLLQLEDLSLYAAAPRESSPASVEPEAGELEQSVATLRKLVEPYTAWCQDTYNTIEPRVQSVLQRGYDTYAYLQNPPKDFYPRAGVIGFTGVLGLLLARRSRAKRLIYPAGLMSVSASLYYPEKAAAIVKTAGDSVYERAVHSYAAVEKMLNPQSKGEKVTGSETKP
- the eif3f gene encoding eukaryotic translation initiation factor 3 subunit F, translated to MSVYGPVVKIHPVVLASICDSYERRNEGAIRVIGTLLGTVDKHSIEVTNCFSVPHNESEDEVAVDMEFAKNMYDLHKRVSPTEVIIGWYATGYDITEHSVLIHEYYSREATNPIHLTADTALQSGKMNIRAYVSAQMGVPGKTVGVMFTPLTVKYIYYDTERIGVDLLQRTRLIPGRNKGLASDLSQVAGAASRIQDMLTTVLAYVDDVLSGKATADNSVGRFLMDLVNKVPTISAEDFENMLNSNINDLLMVTYLSNLTQAQIALNEKLVQL
- the dnaaf6 gene encoding protein PIH1D3, whose product is MESLGVSSAQNLQALSALLSTQQDDDDDDDEGDRRRNGTTTAQLGPGHIGSPPKKDKEVTTVYVKKNSKDIWSEDEVAEASHYDDESDPRPQPEYEILLKQSVGTEDMFLGLSGKDPSSMCCDAMLVKIKLPDTKAADVVLDVKEKFLDLRTSKHKLGLHLPCAVHSHEGKAQFFSEREELEVTLFLKRSADFINVQ